The Catenulispora sp. EB89 genome has a segment encoding these proteins:
- a CDS encoding ABC transporter permease, giving the protein MTTKSHTLADTRTLLRRNLRHTIRYPSMTLGSVFGPVIMLLLFVGVLGKTLGKGLASGAHSGGYIGYIAPGIIITAVASGSMATAVAVCVDMTEGIVDRFRTMPISRVAILAAHVLNSVVTTVVSTGAVIVAAVLLGFRPHASALEWVAAGGLLLILSIALTWMAVAMGLVSPTPEAASNAPMLIVFLPFVGSAFAPASSMPVGVRQFAEYQPFTPAIETVRGLLTGAPIGHNAVICLVWCAVIAAGGYAWAVASFRKPQAH; this is encoded by the coding sequence ATGACCACCAAGAGCCACACCCTCGCCGACACCCGCACCCTGCTGCGCCGCAACCTGCGCCACACGATCCGCTACCCCTCGATGACCCTCGGATCGGTCTTCGGCCCGGTCATCATGCTGCTGTTGTTCGTCGGCGTCCTCGGCAAGACCCTGGGCAAGGGCCTGGCATCCGGGGCACACTCCGGCGGATACATCGGCTACATCGCGCCGGGCATCATCATCACGGCCGTCGCCTCCGGCAGCATGGCCACCGCGGTCGCGGTCTGCGTGGACATGACCGAGGGGATCGTCGACCGCTTCCGGACCATGCCGATATCGCGGGTCGCGATCCTCGCCGCGCACGTCCTCAACAGCGTGGTGACGACAGTGGTGTCGACGGGGGCGGTGATCGTCGCGGCCGTACTGCTCGGCTTCCGGCCGCACGCCTCGGCGCTGGAGTGGGTGGCGGCCGGCGGCCTGCTGCTGATCCTGAGCATCGCGCTGACGTGGATGGCCGTGGCCATGGGCCTGGTGTCCCCGACGCCGGAAGCCGCCAGCAACGCGCCGATGCTGATCGTGTTCCTGCCGTTCGTCGGATCCGCGTTCGCGCCGGCCTCGTCGATGCCCGTCGGGGTGCGCCAGTTCGCCGAGTACCAGCCGTTCACACCGGCCATCGAGACCGTGCGGGGCCTGCTCACCGGCGCGCCGATCGGGCACAACGCGGTGATCTGCCTGGTGTGGTGCGCGGTGATCGCGGCCGGCGGGTACGCCTGGGCGGTGGCGTCGTTCCGGAAGCCTCAGGCACACTGA
- a CDS encoding RNA polymerase sigma-70 factor produces the protein MSEEPSGQSATETFVAHRNLLFTVAYEMLGSAVDAEDVLQETWLRWTTVDLDTVRDRRAYLVRITTRQALTQLRKLGRRKESYVGPWLPEPLLTAPDVAEDVELADSVSMAMLLVMETLTPAERAVFVLRDVFGLEYDEIAEAVDKTPAAVRQIAHRARNHVAARRPRGVTSKAELLGATEAFQKAVSTGDLQSLFDLLAPDVVFIGDGGGVVQATPVPLQGADVVSRFLADGLSHLAGLVTMETAYVNGGLGVVLRVGGVIDTIVAMHTENGLITGIYVVRNPEKLSRVEEETAMAR, from the coding sequence ATGAGTGAGGAACCGTCGGGGCAGTCCGCGACCGAGACCTTCGTCGCCCATCGCAACCTGCTGTTCACGGTCGCCTACGAGATGCTGGGCTCGGCCGTCGACGCCGAGGACGTGCTGCAGGAGACCTGGCTGCGCTGGACCACCGTCGACCTGGACACGGTGCGGGACCGGCGGGCGTACCTGGTGCGGATCACCACCCGGCAGGCGCTGACCCAGCTGCGGAAACTCGGGCGGCGCAAGGAGTCCTATGTCGGGCCGTGGCTGCCCGAGCCGCTGTTGACCGCGCCGGACGTGGCCGAGGACGTGGAGCTGGCCGACAGCGTCTCGATGGCGATGCTGCTGGTGATGGAGACGCTGACGCCCGCCGAGCGCGCGGTGTTCGTGCTGCGCGACGTGTTCGGTCTGGAGTACGACGAGATCGCCGAGGCCGTCGACAAGACCCCGGCCGCGGTCCGGCAGATCGCGCACCGGGCCCGCAACCACGTCGCGGCGCGGCGGCCGCGCGGCGTCACGTCCAAGGCCGAGCTCCTGGGCGCCACCGAGGCGTTCCAGAAGGCGGTCTCCACCGGCGACCTGCAGAGCCTGTTCGACCTGCTCGCCCCGGACGTCGTCTTCATCGGCGACGGCGGCGGCGTCGTGCAGGCCACGCCGGTGCCGCTCCAGGGCGCGGACGTCGTTTCCCGGTTCCTGGCCGACGGCCTGTCCCATCTGGCTGGTCTCGTCACCATGGAGACGGCGTACGTCAACGGCGGCCTGGGAGTGGTCCTGCGGGTCGGCGGCGTCATCGACACGATCGTGGCGATGCACACCGAGAACGGCCTGATCACCGGGATCTACGTGGTCCGCAATCCGGAGAAGCTGTCGCGGGTCGAGGAGGAGACCGCGATGGCGCGGTGA
- a CDS encoding MerR family transcriptional regulator, giving the protein MLTISQLADYVGVTVRAVRHYHQRGLLPEPERDHSGYRRYDARAVIDLIRVKTLAEAGVPLARIEELLAADTESFAEAVDEIDRSMQEQIRELKERRRRVAQLASGERLFLPPEIAEYIEELRAAGVSERGVLMERDGWVMLAAAYPQLAPRWIAQKRADLDDPEYRAFYVVYDQAHDWKVDDPRLEALADTMVERFRAQLAEAGDQADELRMEKVLSVEEQKLFAAYVNDYSPAWIRLHDMVGRRLQAS; this is encoded by the coding sequence ATGCTCACCATCAGCCAGCTCGCCGACTACGTCGGGGTGACGGTGCGGGCCGTGCGGCACTACCACCAGCGCGGCCTGCTCCCCGAGCCGGAGCGGGACCACTCGGGCTACCGCCGCTACGACGCGCGGGCGGTGATCGACCTGATCCGGGTCAAGACCCTGGCCGAGGCCGGGGTCCCGCTGGCCCGGATCGAGGAGCTGCTGGCCGCCGACACCGAGAGCTTCGCCGAGGCGGTCGACGAGATCGACCGCTCGATGCAGGAGCAGATCCGCGAGCTGAAGGAGCGGCGCCGCCGGGTCGCCCAGCTGGCCTCCGGCGAGCGCCTGTTCCTCCCGCCGGAGATCGCCGAGTACATCGAGGAACTGCGGGCGGCCGGGGTGAGCGAGCGCGGGGTGCTGATGGAGCGCGACGGCTGGGTGATGCTGGCCGCGGCGTATCCGCAGCTGGCACCGCGCTGGATAGCGCAGAAGCGTGCCGACTTGGACGACCCCGAGTACCGGGCCTTCTATGTGGTCTACGACCAGGCGCACGACTGGAAAGTCGACGATCCCCGGCTGGAGGCGCTGGCGGACACCATGGTCGAGCGGTTCCGGGCGCAGCTGGCCGAAGCTGGCGACCAAGCCGACGAACTGCGGATGGAGAAGGTGCTGTCCGTGGAGGAACAGAAGCTGTTCGCGGCGTACGTCAACGACTACTCGCCGGCCTGGATACGCCTGCACGACATGGTCGGTCGGCGGCTTCAGGCCTCCTGA
- a CDS encoding ATP-binding cassette domain-containing protein, which produces MTTTATASPAISVSDLRKSFGEKAVLNGVDLSVPAGTVFALLGPNGAGKTTTVRILSSLIAADGGRVSVAGHDLAEAPEAVRAAIGVTGQFSAVDNLLTARENLILMADLYRLGRRPGRARAAELLERFDLTDVADKPLSTYSGGLRRRLDLAMTLVGDPRVIFLDEPTTGLDPRSRRELWAIVRELVADGVTILLTTQYLEEADQLADRIAVLDGGRIVAEGTAAELKRLIPGGHITLRFADPARLTAAAVALGADSVDEDALTVQVASDGGFDSLRTVLDLLTSADLAAEELSVHTPDLDDVFLALTGNA; this is translated from the coding sequence ATGACGACGACAGCAACCGCCTCCCCCGCGATCAGCGTCTCCGACCTGCGCAAGTCCTTCGGTGAGAAGGCCGTTCTGAACGGCGTGGACCTCAGCGTCCCGGCCGGGACGGTCTTCGCCCTGCTCGGCCCGAACGGCGCCGGCAAGACCACGACGGTCCGCATCCTGTCCAGCCTGATCGCCGCCGATGGCGGCCGGGTCTCGGTCGCCGGCCACGACCTGGCCGAGGCGCCGGAGGCGGTGCGCGCGGCGATCGGGGTGACCGGCCAGTTCTCCGCGGTCGACAACCTGCTGACCGCGCGGGAGAACCTGATCCTGATGGCCGACCTGTACCGGCTGGGCCGACGCCCCGGCCGGGCCCGCGCCGCGGAGCTGCTGGAGCGCTTCGACCTCACCGACGTCGCCGACAAGCCGCTGTCCACCTACTCCGGCGGCCTGCGCCGGCGGCTGGACCTGGCGATGACGCTGGTCGGCGACCCGCGGGTGATCTTCCTCGACGAGCCGACCACCGGCCTGGACCCGCGCAGCCGCCGTGAGCTGTGGGCCATCGTGCGGGAGCTGGTCGCCGACGGCGTCACGATCCTGCTGACGACGCAGTACCTGGAGGAGGCCGACCAGCTCGCGGACCGGATCGCGGTGCTGGACGGCGGGCGGATCGTCGCCGAGGGCACGGCCGCGGAGCTGAAGCGGCTGATCCCCGGCGGGCACATCACGCTGCGGTTCGCCGACCCCGCCCGGCTCACCGCGGCAGCCGTCGCGCTCGGCGCGGACTCCGTCGACGAAGACGCCCTCACCGTGCAGGTCGCGAGCGACGGCGGCTTCGACTCGCTACGGACCGTCCTGGACCTGTTGACGTCCGCAGACCTGGCCGCCGAAGAGCTTTCGGTGCACACGCCGGACCTCGACGACGTCTTCCTCGCGCTGACCGGCAACGCGTGA